The genomic segment CACACCTTAATGTATAGTGGACAGATCGTCACGGGTGACTCGCCTTAAACTTACTCTGACGGAAAATTGATTTTTGATGTGCGCGAATATTACATGATAATGCCTTTATGGATCTCTCCGCTTATTGAATATGCATTTAGATTCCTCCTAGATAGACCACTCGCTTTGCTGAGGCACAATTGCAGTACGTAAGCTTTTACTTTATTATGTCAGCTTCTAGGGCTTGCGAAGATCTGTATTTATATCCTACACTAAaattcgtatcacttccctcctaaatcctaataaataataatataaaccttaCCTGGACATTCACGAATATTCCATgatagccgttttcgagtttaagcgatattaatatttgaaattaattcatcaagccccatatgctcaccggtgaacgagtcACAATcaaatatctattgtgtctcgttttcccacgacgggttaattaaagttaaattaaggtttaccatttatgacgtataaaaaaaactacttgctagatctcgttcaaaccaataccaattttcgttggtagtttttatagtgacgtatatcatatatttttttttaagaattaacATGCCCCTAggtactttagaagttagagggggggggggggggcacattttaccactttggaagagtctctctcgcaaactattcaggttagaaaaaaatgatagttacaacctcaatatgatttttgaatatCTATCCaaaaataccccacacgcataggttagatgaataatttttttttgtttcagttgtacctctaaaatttttaataatttttccattttttatcataattttaatgcggttcacagactacatctacttaccaagtttcaatagtatagttcttatagtttcggagaaaagtgcctgtgacatacggacggacagacagacagacatacagacatgacgaatctgtaacggttccgttttttgccatttggctacggaaccctaaaaatcctCGAAAGGCCGATCTTTTAAATAAGAGGCTTCTCATGGCACGTAATATTACGAGCCGCGCCGCGTCGAGCCGTTTGTACTggcagagaagttgattcctatgcaaatcggggacctaagtagtttggttgcgttacgtcaaacccagctgacagatcaaaattaacattgaattgaaataTTCGACCacataacgttggtctgtcaattgcaaaggaatcaacttcctcgatggtacgatGCAACAGGGGAATCCGCGCTACCCATTCTCACGGCgagtaatatcacgagccgctcgAGCCGCGCCTTTAAAGTTACCGACTTCAATCAGATcggacgcgcctgctcgagtCAGCCCGCGTCACCTCGAGCCTCCCCTTTCACACGGCGCGGGCGCCTGGCTCGGGCTGGCGTGGTGCGGCTCGttatattacgcgccgtgagaagccagcataagACGTAGGCTACACGTTCAATTTTTCATCAATCAGGTGTCAGTCAGATGACAGTTTGATGGCTAAAAAAatacatgataaaaaaatgatattcaGTCCATCAATCAACTGGTTTGACTATCAGTTTCGCGTCAACccagattgatggactgaactgatgtgAAACTGAGCGTGTAACCTACGTCTTAGATCAATGCGTTTGCCGTTGCTATGACAGTAACAAGTGTTAAAAATTTCATATATCTCTCGAGCGTAGACGCCATCTACGAATTACGCTGCGCGCTGTGCGAAACAAAATATTCacataatgttataataataatgttatgtttaGCAAGAACTAAGACGTTTCATCGATGTTACCTTAATCATTTCCTTGTTTTATGTATTTTCCATTGctcattaattttttatataatgagCATTCCTTGAGTTTTAAAGACTTATCGTCACTATAaggaaaaatatgtttatttataactcGGTAATGTATCGTGCAATAAAGATTGCTATTTATACTGATTACTGAAACACGTTTAACTATTAGCCATTGGGAATGTACACGTGTTTTGGTGGTTAACTTGATTATTATAGCCGCCAAAAACCAGTAATGTTATAATCGACGacatctgtggctcaatggatgagcgcgtcggtagctcacgCCGGGGtctcgggttcgaatcccgccgacaaaacaaaaagttttcaaagttcttgggtcatggatgtgtattaattactattaagtgtatcataattcatataataaaaatcttaaatatatgtatagttcttgcaatctacgagtgcgcggcgcccttagttgtgtgagtGACCATAATTATCTAAACACacgtacatggctcgctcgctactgactgctccgtcaggtacgcacactaacgaaaatgtctttTCACAAataaactacaaataaaggctacgcgcgctcgtagattgcaagaactataatatgtatagtataaaagtattaaatatatttccgctgtctggtacctctaacacaagtccttcaggtacttagcacggggccagactgacgtggtgtgaagcgtccatagatattattattattataaattagaatGTGTCTATTTGTCCTATTACAGTATCTGTTAGTCCTTTTAAACTGCTCGATCGGTTTTGAtgcaatttagtattatagtatTTAGTATTCAGATATCCCAAAATAACATTTATGGAGCAAAGAATAGAGTTTCTTCGCTCTTTTTGCGAAATATCAGCGCAACGATATTTATGCGATATATCAGCGCAAAACGATATTTATGCGATATATCAGCGCAACGATATTTATGCGATATATCAGCGCAACGATATTTATGCGATATATCAGCGCAACGATATTTATGCGATATATCAGCGCAACGATATTTATCATTTCAAACGACATCTAATAAATCAACACCTAATAAAGACAATCATTTTGACGGTGATTTTAACTAAAATAGAACGTAGAGATTCTGCTCTCCTAACTAGGCTGtctatgatttaaataataactagaAATAGcgagatgtactatcagagaagttgattcctaggcagacggGGGACCTAGGTAGTTTGgtcacgttacgtcaaacccagccaacagatttcaattattaacattgaattgacatgatccgaccaaatgacgttggtctgtcaactgcctaggaatcaatttcctcggtggtAGAATAAATTGGCTAGCTATTTCGACTAGctcgttaatttttttttaagtaaccaCCTAGATACatatcatacattttattttaccaaCGATCAAGAAACTAAACAGAAAGAcatccaatttaaaaaaaatgtcacctAATTTAAACAAATGATTTATATTAGGCGTCGAATTGGCTGGCTGATTCTACAAGATGGCTGCAAGATATAAGCAATgaagtgatataatattatagcaggaGTAGCTCAAGCTGGTTGACCACTAGCCTGCGGTTGGCGCGGCAGTTGGATTGTCGTCAACTCAACGATGTGGACTACACGTTCCTAAATCTAACTAGACGTCTTTCGTTGCATCTAGACCTATGATATATCTTAAATTCCACAGGATTTATATGATAcagtagatgacgcccgaaatTCGGTTATTGCGCAGAaaccgtacatgtttccgggatataagtatcctatgttctatcccgggactcaaattatctccataccaaatttcagcaaaatcggttcagcggtttgggcatgaagaggtaacagacagacagacggacagacagactcactttcgcacttataatattagtcatccatactaattattaGTCCATACTTTATCTAGAACATGTGTAGGAGGACTGGTTTGAATAACAAATGTGTAGGAGGACTGTACGTATTTAATTATCATGAATATTTAGTGTTGCATAAGAAATAAGTCATGACAGGATAGTTCAGGTTTTTCGAGAGTGCTTCCGATTTGAGTCCCTTGTCTTCATTTTTTGCTGCAGAAAATCGAAGTCCAAGTtcgcttacggccgttcccaatatttgatctatctctggttttgccctactagagataggaataactcacattagacattagagacatatattttttgtcaattgcgagctattcctatctctagtagggcaaaaccagagatagatcaaatattgggaacggccgttagtgacaTTGATGAGTTATCGTGTTCTTATTTCAaatatcatacatttttgaagtgaaaacttctttagcggcgtggagcacttttgtgggatgggtaaaaactgtgaaactcgcgtcagattctcgtgctgatcgaaaaaccgtaagacggttggagagtagtgttgtaacatcgaaatcgattaatcgaacaatcgattgttttttttcgattgtcgatattttttaatcgattgtaagggtttagattaattaaaaaaatcgattttttaaaaatcgattttcctAAAAAATGggataaaaatttaatcgattgtaagagtttcgattaattaaattattaaattttatttattaattaaatttttaaaatcgattttcataaaaagtttaaaaaaataatgcacaacgttaataatcaagttttcacttctgccggcactcccggagtgcaacccatcttttttattttatttaaatgttcgtcagtgaaaataacaaaacgtcgcttaggtaacaataccgcttaaGTCAAAAgttaaaggccggcaatgcacctgcagctcttctgatgttgcgagtgtccatgggcggcggtagttactagttgctttccatcgttTAGTTTCGTTAGTTGCGACTTGCATTccacctgtttgctcgtttgcccgcttattaaaaaaaattaaaagaaatatcaaaatataatttctaaTGCAATACGAAGTTTTTGTTACCTAAGCGACGAAAAGTGTCCTGACTTGGCAgatatatgtaataataataataactcccacatcggtttcggtgacggtggccggcttcattgaaaccaggccagctacgcaggagtaattttatagtgcccaagtgtgtgcgcagtacacaagagcactctttacCGAGTGATCAGGGGCAGgaacgactttttacatgcccatccgacgcatggatcatctcacttgtcagacaatcaggtgatcagcctgcattgtcctaaccaaacttggaattaatgtttccaacgcgggaatcgaacccatgatctccgagtcaagagccacgctctaaaccactggaccacggagaagTCAGCTTGGCAGAGACTGACTTctgcataaattattattgctagTAGCTCCTGCAATCACATTTTGTACCAAATCTCTATTATTTTGCAGATAAAAATCTTAGTGTGACGAAATTACGCTCCATAATCTTTTGCCGTTTGTTACACTTTGTTGGGATCCCCTTGTGTAATGTAAATCGAATATAGATCGTATTAATGTGATCTTTTCGCTGGGGTCATTGTGCCCCGTGCACAATGACCGGGTATCGCACTGTTTGAGCTGAAGAATATAGAGTATGTGGAGCATTTTTTGCAATTCTGAGGCTTTGGAAGAAAACAAGATTAGTCAGCAAACTAAATATTGCCAAGCCTTTTCTACCCAACTTTAATGCACATTTCCACCCAAGGATCTAGTTTTCTGAAATCACTTCCTCAGGCACACATGTGCAAAGTTTGGGAGATAGCGGGTCACCCTGCTTGACGCCTTTGAGTATTAGGAATTTAATACCGCTAGTGTTAGGTTTCATATATTATAAGATAAGTTTTAAAAAAGcttataaaaatgtaaagtaaataatatgttcTCGCGTAAACAAAAATTCCTTTTCTCCGTCCGAACGATAGCTATACCTACTAGCAGTAAGCAGTAAGCAGTAAGCACACCTACTAGCAGTAAGCAGTAAGCACATATTAAACTAAgacatttataattttggaaataaaataCTAACACGTTGCTGCCAATTATTCTTGCTAAGCCTGACTGGATATTATAATACGTTTAATGTTCATTGAGCCACGGGGAAGCCCTATAGCACAATAATAGAGGAGACACAGAAATTCACATTATTGGCAAATGTGCCGTGCGTTAgtgacgtcacaactcacagcacACCCCTGCAGACTATTCACATTTATTTTACCTCTAAAAAGACCTTAATAGTAACCACATAGGGTCTAATTTCGTGGAAACTTTAAGTAAAATCAGTAGTCCACCGAGATTTATAGCTTTAGCCGCGCCTCTCCCTAAATCAATTAGAACACACTATATCGATACTTTTATTGCCTCGATAAGCTAATCTCTGTTTTTACTACCGATACTAATAAGGAGTATAATGGCTTGACGCTGTATCCATTAGTACAGCTGTATTAATAAAGGTCAAAGTTGCTTGAGAGTTCAGTATTGTCTTCTACTCTGCCCTTACTAACAAAATACACCTTTGTGAATTGTGCGTGATTCGGAAGATGTTCCTTGAATTCTCATAATCAGTCATGGAGTCAAGGGAATTTTTCGTgacaaaatacaataaaaccaGGTTTAACCGCGAAAACCGcgtattttttagttatttatattttgtcctttcccggtactcaaagtccatgccaaatttgagcaaaatcggttcagcggtttaagcgtgaagaggtaacagacagacagatagaccgacagacagacacactttctcatttataatattagtatagattagtacttatcacattaaaacaaacgtgtggcactcggggactgccgcggtaaagcttttgcatagcattttttgtcAATACcagcaattataattcgcatacgtcgcacggatacaaacaccgtgccgaagtctgacaACGCTGCACCGCTATGCGGTTCGGAGTGGGGGGTGCtaagttttttcgttacggaatttctagaTTCGGTCGCTGCGATCGAAGCCCGCAATAAAACCTATTCAATAgctttatctatatctatatctatacttataataaaatcgtagaggtaaaatttttgtacattgaaaataaacttgaaaaaacgagtcaggggcatattagaagagtagtaaaatacattttaactgtttttgaaatttttgtttctctgtctgtttgtctgtttgtctgtttgtacaggctaatctctgaatccgctggactgatttcaatgaaatttggcatgatggtaccttacatccctggtcaagatcttagatacttttttttaaccgactttaaaaaaaggaggagttaatgtttactttgctgtttgtggtcagattttcaaaattctttttttgttgtatagattgcccgaatttgataccatcacgcacgaagggttccgtaccgttatagagaaaaaataggccaaacgttgtgtttttgtatgggagcccccttaacttttaattatattccaattttattatcaattatcaaataacacatatatttaaggattctgtgaaaatttcaactgcctgcctgttgtaattattggtatcgagcaaaaaaggccaaaaaaattataGCATAGTGTTATATGggtgccccccttaaatattgattttattttgttttcagtatttgttattatagcggcaacagatatacacaatctgtaaaaatttcagaactctagctataacggttcttaagatacagcctggagatagacagaaggacagacaacgaaatcttatagtaatagggtcccgtttttaccctttgggtacagaaccctaaaaacggtgacttgataagtaatggaattgaagaaactcctcggaatttacaacgacaaccaaagtgattaccaattctagcaaaggtcgatctttaaaacttttcctaatattcgtaaacgcttatccaaacactggatggatattgaccactgcgtatctcaatttgttaccagccatggaaattttaaagtcaaactttacggatctaagttactagcatcggtcgagcacataggtagaaatggtagaatatgtacgaccgaaggcagtatgtttgaatcatgttctctgggagagttttttctgccaagacgaaagaactacaatgctagacaacctacagtgtaaatctgatgtcgcataatACGGTGATCGTGGACAGCAGGAAATTAATCCGTGCCGTCAAgtgtttttgtcataattattattggcaacagtctaacacaacaaattccaatattaatttagctatacttagtacagttacaatttttataattatagtttattttcgtggtgcattaaaaatttcgtgtgtaatgtagatccaaataaaatagtcgtagatgggtgttcaattttgtaaatctcgattttaataacatacattcacgcggacgaagttgcgggcaacagctagtatttatttaaaaaggtttttttttgtttctatttttgttgtactatCAAGTCCACCGTTTCACGGGGCTACATGAGGGTAGTATTCTCTGAAGATGTTCTCCCAAAATTCCACCTCCTCTTTGTCGATGTGTGACTTCAGGACGAGTTTCTCCCCAATGTCCAGATAAGCCTGGTCGTCCAGGGTGTACGGCTTCCATCTGACCTGGAGACTGTCGTCTGGAGTAGGGTCACTGAAAAAATAATCTGATGAATTAACTGCAAACAGGAAGATAGGATAAGTGATAAGATATGGAATGATACTGTGCATTTTGCTCACATatagatataaataaattactcataaatataatacttaaagTAGTTATGAAAGATTTAAATGCAAGAAAACTAAGATTATCTTAAAGCTATGAATACcaattattatttgttgaaaTAGAATGCTTATAATCGATTTTGTGCTTAAAAATCCGAATAGCTCGAATTTATAAATCTGAAGAATTTACCATTAGGAATTGGTAGATCTTAGGTTTTACCAGAATATCTTAGGATTTACTGCAGTGCGAGCTTTTACAGTAACATATACACAAGAATATATACCTGAACTTGGCGAAGTTAGTCCAAAGCGTCGTGAACTGTTCTACCATTTGGAAAATTTCCGAGTCTCTTTCAACCTTATTGGGCACCACCTTCATTGGGAATAAGTAGCCCAATTCGTCGGAGTGCGACACGATGGTCCTGTATCCAAATAGCTCGCCCGTGCCCGATGCATATTTAAAACAGTTCCTCTCGGAGACGCAAGTAAACTTATACATATACAATTTATTCCTGTTCCGTTTTGCGCAAATTTTCTGCCATAACACCGCCCCGTAAGCGAAGACCTCCATGCCGAAGAATTTGATTACCATATCCAAAGTCTCCCTCGAAACGGGTTTACCTTTCATATAAAATTCCTTGAATTTTTTGCCGATCTCCAGCTGCGTCTTTATCGGGCAGTTTATAGTGAGCGGCTCGGGGACGAAGTATTCCAAGTATTTGTTGGCCTGGTGGAATATTTTGTCGAAGTCGCTGCCGGTCTGGAACCAGAACGCGCCCTCGTCCTCGTTGTAGCCGTTGATGACGGTCACGCCCTCGTGGATTCCCCTCCTCAGGAGGTCGTACACGTCACCTTCTATGAATGTTTCGTTATCGCCAAACTTCTTCTCTGAAACGACACCGAGGTACACGTAGGCGCCTGCCTCTTTCTCTGTTTCGGCAAAGGTTATAGGCATTCGTTTCTTGATGAGGTCCTCTACAGGCTGTTTCTTGAAAAACTCATATATTTCTTTGTCGTCGGATGATTCGCATCCCAGTTGTTTCGCCAGCTGCAGCGCTCGGTCCCTCGGTCGGAACGTGTTCGGCCACCAGCAGGCTACGGTTCCGCTCTGCATGATCGCTTTATTGAAGAGACCTTTGCTCATCGGCGATATCAAGTGGAAGGAGACGCTGACGCCTCCTGCGCTCTCCCCGAATATGGTTATGTTGTTTGGATCCCCGCCGAAgcttttaatattctttttgaTCCAGCGCAGTGCGGCGACTTGGTCCTTCATGCCCGCGTTGCCGGGTATATCCTCTGTATCGAGACAGAGGAATCCAAGAACTTCTAGCCTATAGTTGAGGGTCACTAAAATCACGTCTTTCCTGACGACAAATTCTGGGCCGTAGAGCATGTCGCTTCCGCTTCCGCTGATGAATCCTCCCCCGTGGATCCACACCATGACTGGTAGGGGTTTGGCTGGGGATACTGTCGGGGTGTACACGTTGAGGTACAGGCAGTCCTCGCTACCCTGCGGCGGCGGGAGTGGGAACGTGAACGCGTCATAGTGGTAGCAGTCGGGTCCGTGCTCTTTAGCGCTGCGCACGCCCTGCCAAGGTTTAGCTGGTTGCGGTGCctgcaatattatgataactatACATCGCggaacttaataataattgttaaataaacATTTCGTGTAacttatttatatgtatttttgtacgttttttcgtttttctttacaaatttaacattttagttTATACTTTTTAGAGTTCTAAACTCTTAAAAGTATGAACTAGAATGtaacaaattaagaaatttcttttttttaaagcttttgtttaacttgctctgtatgtatgttgcggtggaattttggaatcAATTTTGAAATAGATATATTTATCCGATTGAGTTGAAAGCATACGCGTTTAGattggatgaccatgcacgatatggtatgtgacatcactctaaatccaatatggccgaccatccaagatggcgaaataattattttcgatgcagtcctacaataaggatattaaatgaaagggctttttgagagtaactcgaaaacgactgTTATTTCATTCTAtatccaacatggcggctcatccaagatagcggaatagttatttttaatgaatttctgcaatatgggtatcaaatgaaagggctcattgaaaacgaatgtaatgtcattctacatccaatgtggcggctcatccaagatacgggaatagttatttttgatGCACTTCCGCAATAtggatatcaaatgaaagggcttattgagagtaactcggaaacgaatgtaatgttatTCTACATCCAATAAGGCAGATtagccaagataggggaatagttattttaaagcacttctacaatatgggtatcaaacagcgttgccagattttttttgtaccaagtcgggactttggaactttttgagtagAAAAGCGGAATTCTTCACTCAAAAGCGGGACagaagtaaaaaaaggtataaaatgaaaagtttttttttaattttgtctttttatttgcgttaaaataacgctTACGTGACAAattgacaatagatagctaaagtagccaaagaaaatccacccctctacctcccacactcttatcttcattacgcacctttatttttcagcacgctgcacgtacgttcgggctttctccgaaaagcgggactgagcctgtcccgcgcgcgacatttaattttgatgaaaaaatcgggacgtcccgccaaaatcgggacgtctggcaacgctggtatcaaataaaagggctcattgagagtaaactGAAAAGTAATAGTCATCTTTTttctaagtttatttttatcaagTGCCAATTTTATCAGTAAGGTTTCTTCACACACGATCATCTTCGCTTTTGACGTTAGATAAGATTTAGAAAGTTGAACATTATAAGGCCATTTGTTACTATACTCAACTGCTTGTAAGTATATTTGAGGTTATGTTGAGGTTACGTTTGGTGTTTTATGGTACCATTTgatgcaaaaaataatttgattcCTAGATGTTAATTGCTAAATTTGCATTATCtgagaaaaaaaagaagaaaacaaTAGAACAATTAGTAACATTCATTAGAtgccattaaaatattttcttacttATGTCCAGTTAAGTCAAAGAAATAGATTTATACCACCTACCTTAAACCTCAAGTCTCCCACAGGTGGCTGAGCATACCGTATGCCCTTGAAGCTACAAAAGGGTTTCCCGTACTCATTCTCCACCACTTCTCCCTCCAAGATACCCTCATGTACTTTAACCTGCACCATTTTGATGTGAAACACACATTGACgcgcagataatattatatagtacgaTAAGACGTCGACGTGTAAATATAAGATAGCGATTCACTAAAGGACCAAGCAGGAAATATCGGGCGCTGCGTAATCGTAACGTTATCCTATCAATTTTATCTTAGTCATCATAATTtgttaacaaatatttttgtcgAATTAGCGAACACGTAGCAATTACTGTTCCTGCTTAACCCGAATCATCGGTTTTCCCTATCTCTTTTTGTTTGATAATCTTTGATTAATAGACGCAAACAAAAATGAGGTCATTATTatcaaattaattatataaattggtttatttgtaattactaagggtgggttgcaccaacttactttagctataactgtctttaactataactacaatgcaaaatgtcaaaccTTTGTTtctaatggacgccatatttaacgataaccttgagctcgacaaggctttaaatgaacgtggcgaaaaaaggaactaacgctgtcatcatacaaaatcgccatttttgacagttctccttttcTAGCAgggcccc from the Aricia agestis chromosome 14, ilAriAges1.1, whole genome shotgun sequence genome contains:
- the LOC121733974 gene encoding juvenile hormone esterase-like, coding for MVQVKVHEGILEGEVVENEYGKPFCSFKGIRYAQPPVGDLRFKAPQPAKPWQGVRSAKEHGPDCYHYDAFTFPLPPPQGSEDCLYLNVYTPTVSPAKPLPVMVWIHGGGFISGSGSDMLYGPEFVVRKDVILVTLNYRLEVLGFLCLDTEDIPGNAGMKDQVAALRWIKKNIKSFGGDPNNITIFGESAGGVSVSFHLISPMSKGLFNKAIMQSGTVACWWPNTFRPRDRALQLAKQLGCESSDDKEIYEFFKKQPVEDLIKKRMPITFAETEKEAGAYVYLGVVSEKKFGDNETFIEGDVYDLLRRGIHEGVTVINGYNEDEGAFWFQTGSDFDKIFHQANKYLEYFVPEPLTINCPIKTQLEIGKKFKEFYMKGKPVSRETLDMVIKFFGMEVFAYGAVLWQKICAKRNRNKLYMYKFTCVSERNCFKYASGTGELFGYRTIVSHSDELGYLFPMKVVPNKVERDSEIFQMVEQFTTLWTNFAKFSDPTPDDSLQVRWKPYTLDDQAYLDIGEKLVLKSHIDKEEVEFWENIFREYYPHVAP